GTTGATCAGTCGGCCGCCAACGGCGAGTTCGTATTCCTGCTGCGTCGCAAATAGCAGCCTGATCGCGCAGTTGCCGTTCGCGAGTCACTACGGACGAAGGATGCGCAAGATCGCGGCTTCGACCTGTGAGTCTTTGGGCTCCAGTTTCAGGGCCTGACGCAACGCCGGCAAGGCATCGCGACCGGCGCCATTCTGCTGTTGCGCCAAACCGTAGCAACGCCAGGCTTCCGGGCTTCCCGGCTGTTCCTGTGTCCACTGCTGGCAGGCTGATTGCAAACCGGCGTAATTGCCGGAACGGCGCGCCGCTTCGGCCTGTCTGGCGTAGCCATCGATGCGGACGCGTCGGGCATGCGCTGCATTGGCCTGCTTCTCCATCTCGGACTCGGCCACTGAGTTCGGTGCCGGCTTTGCCGCCATCACGGGCGCGGCGGGTGCAGGACGCGGCGCTGGCGCCACCACCTCGGGCCGGGGTGCCACCACCGGCGCCGGGCTCGACGGTTCAGGCTGACGGATTTCACTGCCGACTGCCGGCGACGTGCTGGGCACCGCTGCGGGCGGATTCACCGATGACGGCTTGTGGTCGGTACCGATCAGCCGGGCGATGTCACTGCCCACATGCGTCGTGGTCGTCAACAACTGTGGCCCGAAGGTAACCGCATCGCGATACCACGCCCCGAGCACGATCAGAGCGGCGGCGACCAGCAGGCTCAGCGCGGTCGCTACTGCAACAACCGTGAGTGATCGTGCCATCACGATGGAATCACCACTCGCATCCCATTCAGTTTCCCGGTCCCGGGCCGCCCGCAGATTGGCCGCGAGGCGAACCAGTGCCACCGGCCACACGCCCAGGGCTGCGCCGGACCACGCAACGCGCAGCGACCGCCCCCACGCCAATTGGGCATCGCCCGGCATCGCCTGATCGGCAGGCCGGCTGGCCGCGAGCACAACGACCATGCTCAGCAACCATTTGCCAGGGGTCGTGTGCAGCGTGCGCAAGGTGATGGCTTCAAACGGGATAGTCAGCAGAACGACGATGGCCGGGAACAGCAGGGGCGAACGTAATGCCGCAAACCAGAGGCCGGAGGCGGGAACGAAAGCGTCGGCCAGCGCAATCAGACCATAGGTTGCGAGCGCAACCAGCGAGTAGTCCACCAGACGGGCTACCAGTCGTCGCCACGGATTGGTGGCGGTGACGAAGCCGGCTGCACTGCGCGTGAGTTCCATCAGACGCAGTTTGAAAATCCACGCCGTGTCGTGCTGCGGTGGTGGCAAGCCAATGAAGATTGAGCCTTCGCGCCGCCATTTGATGATTGCCAGCCGCGACAAGCTGGCCACCGCAGCGGCCGGTTCCCGGGCACGCCCCAACCAGAGCGCCGCCGCAAACAGCAGGCCTGCCAACGCACCCGCGACCGCCACCGAGTGCATCAGGTTCCAGCGGGCCAGCTCACCCAGCAACTGGGAGCAGCCAAACCACAGCAGCAGAAAGGCAATCGCGAAGCCACCCCAAATCAGCGGGGACTGCCATGCTTTGCCATCCGGCAGCGGCTCCGCGAGGGCGTCAACACCGGGTAGCGCCTTGGGAGGAGCGGCATCGACCGAAAGTTGCGAAACCTCGGCGCCCTCGCCCAGCACACGGGAGTTGGTGCTGCCCTCGCCTGCCGACGCCTCCCGGTTGCCAATCGGCAGACGCCAGGGACCACTGCCGACACCGGGATTGAGTGCGACATCGTAGTCCTTGCGCCGAACCGGATTGCCGAGGATGGATGCCGCCAGCGCGGCGAAGCGGACGGCTTCTTCCGAGTCGCCCGATGCGTCGCGCGGCACCGCCCAGAACCGCCGGACAACGGTACGCACTGCCGCCTGAATTGCTGCGACAGAACTCGATGCACTGATCTCAAGCGCGTCGTAAATGCTGTTGCGCATGCCGGTTGCCGTGAAAGGAATACCGCGATGATAGCCGCTGCAATTGCCGCACTCGAACTATGACGCTGTCGTGTCCTACCAAAGAAAAACGGCCCCGAAGGGCCGTCTCTTTGCTGCGCAAACTTCTGCGCGACAGCGTGCGGGCCGGAATTACGCGGCAGCCGGCTTGTTGGTCTCGAGCTTTTCGCGGATACGAGCCGATTTGCCCGAACGATCACGCAGGTAGTAGAGCTTGGCGCGGCGCACAGCACCACGGCGCTTGAGTTCGATCGACGCGATCAGCGGTGAGTACAGCTGGAACGTACGCTCGACGCCTTCACCGTTGGAAATCTTGCGCACGATGAACGAGCTGTTGAGGCCCTTGTTGCGCTTGGCGATCACCACGCCTTCGTAAGCCTGAACGCGCTTGCGCTCGCCTTCAACGACGTTGACGTTGACGATGACGGTATCGCCGGGGGCGAAGGTGGGAACGGTCTTGTTCAGGCGGGCGATTTCTTCCTGTTCGAGCGTTGCGATCAGGGACTTGGTGGCGCCGCCACGTGCGGTTTTTGACATGATGTTTCCTTTTGGTGTTTTCAGAGTCTGAGAGGTGTGCGGTGGGACAACCCAGCCTGCGATGCCGACCAAAGCAGCACGCTCAACACACATCAGGTTCCGTGCGCAGGGTTCGCGGTTGCCCGACAAACGACCCGACGCGCTGGAAATCAGTGCAGAAATTCTGCGCTAAGCCTTTGATTCTAGCGCAATTTCGTCGATCAGTGCACGCTCTTCGAGCGACAGCTTGGCGCGCGCCAGCAGATCGGGGCGTCGGCGCCAGGTGCGCGCCAGCGCCTGCTTCAGCCGCCAGCGCTGAATCACCGAGTGATCACCACCCGAGAGCCCCAGCGGCAAAGGCTCATCGCCGACAGTGAGCGCATACTGCGGCCAGTCGAGCCAACCACCTTGATCGTCAGCGAAGGATTCGAACGCCGTCGATTCGTTGTCGCCCAGCGCGCCGGGCAGCAGGCGGATGCAGGCATCCACCACAACCGCCGCCGCCAGCTCACCGCCCGACAGCACGTAATCGCCGAGGGAAACGACAGCGTCGACATTGCCGTCGATCCAGCGCTGGTCAATGCCTTCGTAGCGGCCCGCGACAAAGCAGAGATGAGGGGCTTGTGCAAAGTCGCGCACGCGCGGCTGCGTCAACGGCGCGCCATCCGGGCTCAAAAAAACCACCGTCGGCGCAGCGCCATGCCATTCGCGGGCAGCCGTCAGCGCACGGTCAAGCGGTCCGGCCATCAGCACCATGCCCGGTCCGCCAGCCGCAGGGCGTGCGTCGATCGATT
This is a stretch of genomic DNA from Casimicrobium huifangae. It encodes these proteins:
- the rplS gene encoding 50S ribosomal protein L19; amino-acid sequence: MSKTARGGATKSLIATLEQEEIARLNKTVPTFAPGDTVIVNVNVVEGERKRVQAYEGVVIAKRNKGLNSSFIVRKISNGEGVERTFQLYSPLIASIELKRRGAVRRAKLYYLRDRSGKSARIREKLETNKPAAA
- the trmD gene encoding tRNA (guanosine(37)-N1)-methyltransferase TrmD, encoding MLSVSLLAAFPDLVEHALDYGVTGRARERGLWRWRGFGLHEFANDARKSIDARPAAGGPGMVLMAGPLDRALTAAREWHGAAPTVVFLSPDGAPLTQPRVRDFAQAPHLCFVAGRYEGIDQRWIDGNVDAVVSLGDYVLSGGELAAAVVVDACIRLLPGALGDNESTAFESFADDQGGWLDWPQYALTVGDEPLPLGLSGGDHSVIQRWRLKQALARTWRRRPDLLARAKLSLEERALIDEIALESKA
- a CDS encoding RDD family protein — its product is MRNSIYDALEISASSSVAAIQAAVRTVVRRFWAVPRDASGDSEEAVRFAALAASILGNPVRRKDYDVALNPGVGSGPWRLPIGNREASAGEGSTNSRVLGEGAEVSQLSVDAAPPKALPGVDALAEPLPDGKAWQSPLIWGGFAIAFLLLWFGCSQLLGELARWNLMHSVAVAGALAGLLFAAALWLGRAREPAAAVASLSRLAIIKWRREGSIFIGLPPPQHDTAWIFKLRLMELTRSAAGFVTATNPWRRLVARLVDYSLVALATYGLIALADAFVPASGLWFAALRSPLLFPAIVVLLTIPFEAITLRTLHTTPGKWLLSMVVVLAASRPADQAMPGDAQLAWGRSLRVAWSGAALGVWPVALVRLAANLRAARDRETEWDASGDSIVMARSLTVVAVATALSLLVAAALIVLGAWYRDAVTFGPQLLTTTTHVGSDIARLIGTDHKPSSVNPPAAVPSTSPAVGSEIRQPEPSSPAPVVAPRPEVVAPAPRPAPAAPVMAAKPAPNSVAESEMEKQANAAHARRVRIDGYARQAEAARRSGNYAGLQSACQQWTQEQPGSPEAWRCYGLAQQQNGAGRDALPALRQALKLEPKDSQVEAAILRILRP